Part of the Chrysiogenia bacterium genome, ACCACCCGCGACCGGGCACTTCTGGCAACCGGCGCGGCGGCGCTCTGGGCGCTTCACCCGATCCAGACCCAGGCAGTCACCTACATCGTCCAGCGCATGACCGTGCTCTGCGGGCTCTTTTCCCTGCTGGCCATGTGGCGCTACGTGCGCGGGGTGCGCACCGGAGAGCGCCGCGACTTTCTCTGGAGCGCCGCTTTCTACGCGCTGGCCCTGATGAGCAAGGAAAGCGCGGCGGCCCTGCCGGTGGTGGGACTGCTCTATGAGTGGATCGTCGCCGATCCCTCACGCGAGATCGGCGCGCGGCGGCGCCGCCGCATTGCCCTGGCCATCGCGATGATTCCTCCGATTATTCTCGCAGGCACCTACGCCGCGCTGAGCGACCAGCACTTTGCCCTGGGCACCCTGCCCGGCCGTGACTACACGCTCTTCGAGCGGATCCTCAGCGCGCCGCGCGTCTACTTCAAGGGCATGGCCATGCTGCTTTGGCCCTCGGGGCAGGCCCTCGACCATGCAATGGTCGTCTCGCGCGGGCTTTTTACGCCATGGACGACCTTTGTGGGCTGGCTTGCCATGGGCGCGCTCATCTTCGTGACGATCTTCACGCGGCGCGAGCACCGGCGCTCGGCCTGGGCGCTGCTGAGCTTCCTGGTTCTCCAGCTTCCCGAGAATTCTTTCCTGAATCTCGAACTCTTTTTCGAGCACCGGCTCTACCTGCCCAGCGCCCTGTTGCTGCCGCTCGTGCCGATCGGGCTGGCAAGAATCGTGGCGAGCAAGAACGAGCTGCGCGCGCCGGTGACGGCTGCCATCCTTGCGTTGCTGGCCCTCTCAGCCGGGCTCACTGTGCGCCGCAACCTGATGTGGAGCGATCCGGTCGCCCTGATGCAGAGCAACCTGCAGGTCACGCCCGGCAACGCGCGCGCACACTACAACCTGGGGCAGACGCTCGCCCGCGCCGGCGACGATGAGGGCGCGCTTCGCGCCTACAAGGAAGCCGAGGCCCGCGGCTACGACGAAGCAACCTTCGCGCTGGCCACCACGCTCCACCGGATGGGACAGATCCCGGCGGCGAAGGCTGCCTACCAGCGCGCGCTCAAGCAGCATCCGCGACCGGCCGAGGTGTGGGTGAATCTGGGACTTCTCTACAAACAGGAAGGCGATCTGGGCCAGGCGGACCGCGCCTATGAGTGGGCGCTCGAATTCGAGCCGAAAAATACCGACGCGCTACTCAACCTCGGCAACCTTCGGCTCAAGCAGGGCCGCCCCGAAGAGGCCGAAACCGTTTTCACCGGCATCATCGCCGAACACCCGGAAATGGCGCAGGCCCACTTCAACCGGATGCTTGCGCGCATCGCGCAGAACAAAAAGGAAGAAGCCCGCGAGGACTACCACGCGGCCCTTGCGCGGGGCTTCGAGCAGGCCCGGACCTATGCGGGATATTTCGGGGAACAATAACTCTTCGCCGGCCCCGCCCTATCCCAGCAGATACGCAACCACATCGGCGGCCGAGTAGTCGTGCCCGGCATCGCTGGTGAGCGCTCGCACGCAGGAAAGATCGTTGCCGGAAGTGACGATTGCGGGCTCCACGCAGCCCTCGCTTCGCACCTGCGGCTGCCCGATGCTTGCAAGCAGGCCGTTGCACAGGCACATGCGGCCTTCGCAGGCATCGGGCTCACCGCCCTTCTTCACATATGCGGCTTCGTCTTCTGCCGGGCAGCGATAACCCACCGATCCATCGAGCGCCCTGTACGGCGCGCGAAGCAACCCCACATCGCAGGCCGGACGCCGGCGTGCGGCGTAGAGTTCCTGCCGGGCAAGGGTTCCTTCCAGGTCCATGAGTTTGAAGGGAAAGCCCGTTGGCGAGGCCTTTGCATCGGTTCGAACGCGGGTGTCCGGCTTGCGGGCGAAGGCCACGGCGCGCTGTTTGAGCTTCGGCGTGAAACCCGATTCGTGACAGAAAGCAAAGGCCGTACCCACCTGGATGCCGCAGGCACCCGCTGCCAGCGCGTCTGCGAGCCCCTTTGGGCTTGCCACGGAGCCCGCGAGCCAGAACGGCAGTCCCAGCGCGGCGATGGCTTCGAGATCGATGGCATCGCGCTCACCGTAGACCGGCTCTCCCAGTTCACTCAGCTCCAGCGCGCCGCGCGGCGGGGCGTTGTGGCCGCCCGCCTCGGGGGCTTCGACAACAAAGCCATCGGGTGGCGGCGTTGCGCGCGCCAGGGATTTTGCGAGCGTCGCCGAAGAGATGATTGCAAGAAACTTCGGCCGCGAGAGCGCGGACACCTGATCCCCCAGCAACCTGCGCGCAGAGAAATGGATCTCATGTTCCTCGCCCCGGGCGGCGCCATCGACATGCACTTTGAGCGAGACATCTTCGCCGCGTATCAACGCGTCGATGACGCCCGGGATCTGCCGCGGAATTCCCGCGCCCACCAGCACGTAATCCACACCGGCCAGCAGCGCGCCAAAGAGCGAGGCAAGTGTGGGGAGCTGCACTTTCTCCAGGTAGTTGATTCCGACGAGTCCCTCATGGCCCTCTTTGGCGAGGAAGACCTCGGCGAAGTTGGCCAGCACGGTGAGCTCTTCGAG contains:
- a CDS encoding nitronate monooxygenase, which gives rise to MNQPRIIQGGMGIGVSDWRLARAVALSGQMGVVSGTALTHVLVRRLQDGDSGGHMRRALASFPVQEISERVLARYYIPGGKAQDAPYKNPPMFTLKPARELEELTVLANFAEVFLAKEGHEGLVGINYLEKVQLPTLASLFGALLAGVDYVLVGAGIPRQIPGVIDALIRGEDVSLKVHVDGAARGEEHEIHFSARRLLGDQVSALSRPKFLAIISSATLAKSLARATPPPDGFVVEAPEAGGHNAPPRGALELSELGEPVYGERDAIDLEAIAALGLPFWLAGSVASPKGLADALAAGACGIQVGTAFAFCHESGFTPKLKQRAVAFARKPDTRVRTDAKASPTGFPFKLMDLEGTLARQELYAARRRPACDVGLLRAPYRALDGSVGYRCPAEDEAAYVKKGGEPDACEGRMCLCNGLLASIGQPQVRSEGCVEPAIVTSGNDLSCVRALTSDAGHDYSAADVVAYLLG
- a CDS encoding tetratricopeptide repeat protein, with translation TTRDRALLATGAAALWALHPIQTQAVTYIVQRMTVLCGLFSLLAMWRYVRGVRTGERRDFLWSAAFYALALMSKESAAALPVVGLLYEWIVADPSREIGARRRRRIALAIAMIPPIILAGTYAALSDQHFALGTLPGRDYTLFERILSAPRVYFKGMAMLLWPSGQALDHAMVVSRGLFTPWTTFVGWLAMGALIFVTIFTRREHRRSAWALLSFLVLQLPENSFLNLELFFEHRLYLPSALLLPLVPIGLARIVASKNELRAPVTAAILALLALSAGLTVRRNLMWSDPVALMQSNLQVTPGNARAHYNLGQTLARAGDDEGALRAYKEAEARGYDEATFALATTLHRMGQIPAAKAAYQRALKQHPRPAEVWVNLGLLYKQEGDLGQADRAYEWALEFEPKNTDALLNLGNLRLKQGRPEEAETVFTGIIAEHPEMAQAHFNRMLARIAQNKKEEAREDYHAALARGFEQARTYAGYFGEQ